The DNA window gaaaaatggaaaaggggaaataaaatatgttaataaattataaatgattttaatgagCTAGATGGGAAGACAATGGAGAGCATTATGATTATTAAACACGAAAGTGATCTAAAAATATTAAGCAGtaagtagttttgttttttttatggtaaattatttataggaattgtagtaaatttttatagcaaataatAATGTAGAATAGTATTGGGCAATGTtacaaaaaaggtaataaaaaatcttgAGGAGGTCTCAACTTCATAATATATAGAATTTCTcactatattttattttattttattaaaataacaacTTTAATATCTAAATCAGTCAATTACGcatgattttaattattttttccgataagtcttttctttttgtaaacaattttcgCGCATAGGAGTGTTCTAAATCGCACCTCTACTGCACGATAACTGTCGACTGATCTGAGTAAAAGTTAGTCCTTTTATACTTTCTTCTGTTGGACTTTTTTCCCCCTGCAACCAGATGCGAACATTTGGAAGTCATTTTCGCAACGttgagagtgagtgagtggtattaaacaatatttttcttaaaGATGGATTTCGTGTTGAAATTTATCTGAACCAAAGTCTTACTTCAACATGATCCTCAGCCGGTCCGTGGAGCATTTGTTCggttggattttattttgttagaattttctttgttttatgatCGACGTGAAAATTTGATCACTACTTCGTCAAGCATCAATGacaattatttttccatcagaatttttgaatttttctcatttattttacttactaATTACTATTTTAATTACTAATTTTTCTTGAACTAGCGTATAaactaatataaaaaaataaaattcaacaagTTTATAGCAAACTTTTTAgaacaaaaattgtaaattatttacttacataataaataaatttaattaaaaaaaatttctcattcttgaaatatttaaaactacaaaaaaacgcGTTCCAATTTGTGTGGTCCATTTATAGGGccatcataaaaatatttatcaacttCTCTTGCCCGTGTGACAACGTGTGTGATCAACAAAagcgttttttatttttaaaattttttttttcgctaaaaATCAAGCCATAGAACTATTTACACTGGAATGAATCACGGTACGATGCTGGAACGTGAAGACAGTTTTCAATGTTTACGAATTAGTTCTGGTCTAAAATTTTGATGACGCTATCCGCTAGGGTGTCGTAAATAATGCAGCAGAAACATAGAAACGAACGAAgaacgggaaggaaaaaaaacaatgaacagGTCAGACATTTATATACTTTtagagtaaaattttatagggaaatattattttatattagaaaaaaaattatttaaattttttatttatttttattataaaattaatgaaatatttcaaacgaaATTTTTGATTGAACCCGCTTTGTGAGGTTAAGGTGATTCGTAAATTAAGCGAATGATGCAAGGTTGATCTGGGTTTTCCTTTCCTGGAACCAGAAATTGTTGAAAAGTTCGGCAAATCTTCAAGTAGACAGGTAGAGAGTTAACAAGAAATtatattgaacaaaaatttatttactttatgtgatattaataaacaatttcACTCGTCACCAATAGActtgagatattttttatagcagaaataaataaaacatatttcaaagaGCTGTTCTGGCACTTAACATCGTCTCACTCCggtattgtgtgttttttgtttgcgtatattttacaataaacaaaactcacGGTTGAAACAAACGGTTGTGATTGTGTTGTAAGGTTCCAAAATGACAGAGACGCATGAataggaaagagaaaaaaaatcgagcagACTGTATGACATGAATGAAGTGGATCTGAAGCTAACGGTCAGAACGCCCAGATTCATGCAGAGCGCGTGTCGATGGCGATTTTGAGCGGGTTTGAGCGTTAAGCAACGAAATCAGCAACTATTTCTAGGTAAGATTGTTAGGCTAACAACACTTGTGATTTAATGTGCAGAGATCTAAGAGATCCAGTACCTCCTCGATAAcacaaaagagaaagaaattgTGATTGTGAAGGATGAAATGCGTTTGAAACTATTTTCTAACGCCTTTGTGGCTTTGGAAGCGTCTGATTTGTGttgaaaaacaggaaaacacaACCAACGATCGATGAGATGAGGATGCAATAAGCTGGTGCTCGCTAAGACCACATGAGAACGAATACATTGTGGTGATTTGCGTGTGTGACATCGTAAGAAACAAAGCGCATTTGTAAGCGAATATCCTAGAAAAAACACTAGAACAACACACGGCAACGTGTGTAGCAGAACACAGCGAGCAACGTCCCAGAACACCTCCCCCCGAGGGCAAGATGGAAACAGAAACGGAACAGGTAAGAAACAGGTGGTTTTGTTATCCTGGGTGGCACCTAACTCGCACTCCCGCCTTTCTTCGCAGTGCGCTGGCACCGTACAGGCCATTCATCTCACCGGCGAGGGCCACGCTGGAGCCGACGTTGCGCGCGATGTTCGGTGGCGAATGGCGAATGCAGCAGCAGATCTGCTGCAGACCCGGCACACCGTGCAGCACCAGTATGAAGCCGCTGCGGAACCGCGCGTTCATGTAGCAGTAGATGATCGGATTGTAGCAGCTGTGCGACATCGCTAGCCAGTGGAAGGCGAACCAGAAGTACGGCAACAGATCCCACGACGAAGGAAGTTTCATGAGCTGCAATTTGTTTGGGGAGAAagggaaggagagagagagagagagagagagagagagagagagaaagagatgaaGTAGTTCTGTAATATTGGAGGAGGTGAACACACTTACCATGAGGAAGTTGAACGGAAGCCAACAGATCGTAAATACAATCACCACAGTCACCATCATCTTGATCATCTGCCaatggaagaagcaaacattGTTGGAACATTAAACAGTGAGTAAAGATAAGGTGGGAACTTGATATTACTATTTTTTGGTTCATTATTCGTTCCAGACACTCAAATTATTGATGGAAGATTACACAAAATCTACTTCTAAAGACGAACACGCAAGATTCGATGAAAAATCCTTGAAGTCTAGTGTTGAGAGTGTCGTTGGTGGAGTTCTCAcataaaaaagggtaaaagTTCCAGGAAATGGCAATGACACTCAACTCTTTTAAGGATAAAGTTAAGAAATAAGATAAGATCATGAGAAGAAGCTTCTTTAATTGATTCCACAAACATAGATAAGTATCTTGCTTGCATGCAAGAAGGGAGAGAAAAGACTGAATGATTTAACTACTGCACGATAACTGTTGTTTATTATAGCAACAGCAAGGCGTAGttgtattaaatttataattttaattcgtTTCATACTTAAGGCATACTTaaggtaaaatatttaacattaaGCTCTTAAGAAATAATTGATATAAAGAAGCatcaaatcacaaagaaaaaaaacatataacagTACTTAACAGTGTATTGAAAAAGCATGTAGATGAGAATGAGAAGACGAAGATGAGAACAAaccattaaaaagaaaatagctaaagaattatacaaaaaaagaacagtttACAACTGACAGGAAAACAATATGGAAACATTTATAGCACCTTTCTATAAATCGATTTACAATTATTAATACTTTATATTTCAACACATATTTTTATGGCacatggaggcgcatggtagaTTGTTTAAATGTCCTTTAATGAACAGATACATAGTAAATTAAGCCTATGTAccgattttttatccttttggcagtaaaaaaagctttcaaattttaaattaagttaCACTCATTGTCTCAAACGCGAgcataacatttttataacaGTTTTGAGTAAAATTtcggaagaaggaaaaagcaaCTAGAACAGTATTTAGAAACATgatataaaatcaatttcacgTTGTCATTGAGGATGAGGCGAATGTCAGCCAATAGGCCCAAAGcctctataaaataaaaaaaatcacgttgTCGATAACCAGTTTCTCTCTTTACAATTCAGTGCTAATAAAGTTTTAACAAGTAGGGAAATTATTTCTTGTTCAATTATGGCGATTTTaaagttttcgaaaaaagtttgttggtGTGATGATTTAAAAAGCTTTCTTAGCGAAAAATGAATcacaaatatgtttttctttttttccaataaaagcTTATAATTGCTTTTACGTGATGTTAAACTCGATAAAATAAGCTATTGACATTATTATAGCATCCTTATCCAGCATTGTAAGGATAAGGAAGCTTTTATTGCATGCAAGAAAATTGTTAACAAGATGAGAATATATTTTCCcttgc is part of the Anopheles funestus chromosome X, idAnoFuneDA-416_04, whole genome shotgun sequence genome and encodes:
- the LOC125770406 gene encoding RYamide receptor-like translates to MIKMMVTVVIVFTICWLPFNFLMLMKLPSSWDLLPYFWFAFHWLAMSHSCYNPIIYCYMNARFRSGFILVLHGVPGLQQICCCIRHSPPNIARNVGSSVALAGEMNGLYGASALRRKAGVRVRCHPG